ATCATATCTCACCTCTTTTTATTTTTTTATTATTTTATCAAAGAGTTTGTGCTATATTTTTTTCTATGGAAAAGAAGGTGATAATCAATAATTCATCTAAACTGAAATACAGATGTAAAGTTTGCGGATATATCTACGATCCAGATAAAGGGGACGAAAAAAGGGGTATATCTCCTACAGTTCAGTTTGAGGATCTTCCTGATAAATGGAGGTGTCCCGTCTGCAATTATACAAAATCACACTTTTATCAGGTGAAAGATGGATATAGGCAAGAGATTTGATCAGGTGGCTAATGAATACGATACCCCTGATAAATTTGAGAGATCAAAAATAATCATTGAGAACATACTTAACAAAGTTCCGGTTAATAAAAGTTTCAAAGTTCTTGATATTGGAGCCGGAACAGGAACACTTGACATTATACTTTCACCGTTTGTAAAAGAGATAGTTGCCCTTGATCTTTCAGGAGGAATGCTGAATGTGTTTAAAAAGAAGATTAAAGAACACGAGATCAGGAATATCAGGATATACAAAAAAGATATATTTAGGGACAGCTTTCATGAAAAAGATTTTGATCTGATAATAACTGCAATGACATTCCACCATCTTGATGATCCTGCAGATGCACTGGATCATCTAAAAGGTTATCTAAAAAAAGGCGGTTATATAGCCGTAGCAGATCTTTACAAGGAAGACGGTTCTTTTCACTCAGACAACACAGATGTTAAACATTTTGGTTTTGATGAGAATGATATTAAAAGATGGCTGGAGAAAACAGATTTAGAAAAGATTGATTACAGAATAGTCCATTCTATAGTCAAAGAAAGAGGAGGTAAGAAAAAGGAGTATCCCGTTTTTCTGATAATTGCCATAAAAAGATAGTAAACCTTCCTTTAGATTAAAGAAAAAATAAGTCCAGCAGGGAGGTAAAGGTCATGAGGATTTTTACTTTGTTTTTTCTACTGATGGTATTTTCAGTATCTTACGGTAAAAACATCAAACTAAAAGATCTGCCTGAGGAACTTTCAAACTACTATCCCCCGAAGTCAGATAAAATGGAATTTGTAGAACTTATGCATCTTCTATCAACATCAATGACAGGTGTCGTTGCAAATGTAAGAGATGGAGACTGGCAGAATGCAGAAAAATGGGCAAAAAGGCTTCAGGAAAACTACCTGAAGATAGGAAAAATGGTTAAAAAATGGGATAAACTCCTGAAAAAAGATGACATGGAAAAACTTGTTAAATCTGTAGAATCAAAAAACAAAATGCAAACTATGGGATTTGTTCAAAAGGTTGGAAAGTCCTGCGTCCAGTGTCATAAAAGCTACAGATTATCTGCAAAGATTAAATTCCATTCCCCAGATTTTGAAGGTATGAACATCGAAGACCCTGTTTCAGGTCTTGATTATTCTCTTAAGGATTATATGAAAGCGATGACCAACGATATGAAGATGATGAAAATCTATCTCATAGACGGAAAAAAGAGCAAAGCAAGAAAATCAGGCTTTGACTTTATAAAAAGGTTTGACGGCATGACCCAGATGTGTGGGGACTGCCATACAGACAAACTTTCAGAAAAGGTGTATTTCGGTATAGAGGCAGAAAAAAGAATAACAGCTCTTAGGGAAGCTGTTGTAAACGGAGAGCTTACGAAAATAAATAAACAGTTAAAATGGCTCTCCCAAAATAACTGCTCAAAATGTCATAATGTCCATCAAACCCCTTACCTTCTTAAAGAAAAATTTGGTGGTAAATGATTAGGTTTTTCCTTCTGTCTGTTTTAGTTTTTACGGTAGGTTGTGATAGGATTGAGGCACTGTTTCTGGAGGAGGATCTGCTTCAGCGTCCTCCTTCAAAAAGATGTTCAGAATGCCACACAAAAATTTATAATCAGTGGAAAGATTCCAGACATTCTGTAGCATGGGTATCTGAAGAGTTTATAAGAAAAACAAAAAATAGAACAAAAGCAAAATGTTTATCCTGCCACGCTCCCCTTGAGATAAAGCCGGAGGAAGAACCTGAGCTGAGAGATAAACTAAAAGATGAAGGTGTTAACTGTTTTTCCTGCCATTATAGAGAGACTACAAATTCTATACACGGACCTTATAAAGTCTTTTCCCCACCCCACTACTCAACTTACGATCCAGATTACATATCATCAAAAATATGTGCCGGCTGTCACCAGAAAACATACAGGGAGTGGAAATTAACAGACACAGATAGAAGCTGTCAGGACTGCCACATGCCAGCCAAAAAAGACAGGCTTATACAGAAGTTTCCCTTCAAATACTTCCACTCAAAAAAGGATCTCCATAATCATTCTTTTCCTTCTTTGAAAGCCAAAGAGAGAGATTTTATAGTAGAAATCAAAAAGGATAAATCCGGTATTATACTCAGGATAAAAAATATAGGAATTCCCCACACTGTTCCTACAGCACAGCAAGGAAATCCCAAATACTACATAACCCTTACTGGCTTTTTAGAGGGGAAAAACATTTTTAAAGACAATTACATGCTTACCCCTAAATCTGGCTTAAAACCAGGAAAATGGAAAGAGATAAGGTTTTTTGTTGATCCTGAAGTATATAAAGTTACACTTACTGTAGAAAGAAAGCTTTCATGGAAGGACAAAAGGGAAAAGGTTATGGAAAAGAGCTTTTATTTTGATTGATCTTTATTGTCCTGTGAGTAGTATTTTTTCATTCTTTCGTCCTGCTGGGAATGCTTTTTCATGTATTTAAAAACAGCTATGAGAATTATTATTATTAATGTCCAGCCAATAGCATGAATTATACCCTGCATTGCAGAGTATTCCTTCTCGTCCATGGATACACTTCCCTGATAGGGCTCAAAAACCATAAATCCATTATTTAAAAGATCCAGAATATAGCTCAACAATAGATGAACAGTTTCCATCACAAACCTCTTTTTAATAAAAAATTCTACACTTTCACCAAAAAAGTTCAACATTATTTTCAGTAAGAATTTGCCCAATTGACCAAGGTCATATTGAAAAATCCATTTAAAGCATATAATAAGGTATGATAGCAGTCATACCTGAATTTATTAAAAAACTTATTCTATTATTACTATATTAAAATCTGGAGGTTTTTTTATGGCAGTTCAAGGAGTTATGGATATTCTTAAAAATACAAATCTGCAAGAGATAGGTGTTAGTTTTTCTCTGGCAGATCTGCTCCGGGATCTGAAGATAGAAGATGACAAGGTTTACATAAAACTTTTCTCACCAAGTGAAAAATACCACGACTATCTGAAGGAAAAAGCTGAGACTGTTTTGAAATCTGCAGGGGCAAAAACTGTTCAGGTTGAATTTACTTCAGAACCACCTAAACAAAACCAGCCGCCGCAACCTCCACCACAGCAAAACCCCTTTGAATCAAGAAAAAGAATACCAAAGGTAAAAAAAGTAATAGCCGTAGCTTCAGGAAAGGGAGGTGTTGGTAAATCAACTGTTGCGGTTAATCTTGCGGCAGCCTTAAAAAAGAAAGGATACGAAGTTGGATATCTTGATGCTGATATGTATGGTCCTTCAGGTCCAACAATGCTTGGTGCCAAAGACAAACAGGTAACAGCTACACCTGACAACAAACTTATTCCTCCCCAGTCCCACGGCATAAAAATTATGTCTATCGGTCTGCTTCTACCTTCAGAAGACACACCGGTTATATGGAGAGGACCGGTTTTGTTCAAAGCTTTATCTCAGTTTTTGTTTGATATAAACTGGGGTGAGGAGCTTGATTTTCTGATAATAGACCTTCCCCCCGGAACAGGAGATGTCCAGATAACCCTTGGTCAGACTGCCGAGATAGATGGAGCCCTGATTGTTACAACACCACAAGATGTTGCCCTTATTGATGTAAAGAAAGGAATACAGATGTTCAACGAAGTTCAGATACCTGTTTTAGGTATTGTAGAAAATATGAGCTATTTTGTCTGTCCAGACAGCGGAAAAAAATATGAGATTTTTGGGAAGTCAAAAACGGAAGAACTGGCAAAACAGTATAACACCCAGCTGTTAGGAAAAGTGCCTATAGAGCCTAAAGTTGCTGAATTTGGAGATCTGGGAATACCTGTGGTTTTAGCAAAAGAAGACTCTGAATCGGCACAGGCTTTTATGGAAATAGCTGACAGAATAATAAAAAAATTAAGCGAACAACAATAGGAGGATAAAATATGTTAGAGAAAAGAGGAATAGTATACGCAGACCACCTTGCAACTACACCGGTTCCGGAAGAGATAGTTGAGGCGATGAAGCCTTACTTTACAGAACATTTTGGTAACCCAACATCATTACATAAATTGGGAGTAGAGGCAAAAAAGGCTATAAATAGGGCAAGAGAGCAGGTAGCCCAGCTGTTGAACATAGGAAGACCCGAAGAGATTGTTTACACCTCAGGTGCGATAGAAGCGAATAACCTTGCTATAAAAGGTTTTGCAAAAGCTCCCGGTATAACAAGAAGAGGTAAACATATCGTTGTTTCAGCGATAGAACACCATTCTGTTCTCCATTCCTGCAAGACCCTTGAAAAAGAAGGATTTGAAGTAACTTACTTAATGCCTGATCAGTATGGAGTTATCACCCCTCAACAGGTGGCTGAAGCTGTAAGAGAGGACACAATACTCGTATCTATAGGATATGCAAACAGAGAAATAGGAACCCTACAGGATATGCCCGCTCTGGTAGCAGCAGCAAAAGAAAAAAATCCCCGTGTGGTTTTCCACTCAGATATCGCAGCAGCTGTCGGTCATACACCTGTGAATGTTGAAGAATGGGGACTGGATATGGCTTCTTTTACAGGTCATTACTTCTATGCACCAAAAGGTGTTGGAGGGTTGTATGTCAAAAAAGGTGTAAGATTAAAACCTCTTATTGAAGGTGGAATACAGGAAGGTGGAAGAAGAGCAGGAACGGAACCTGTCCCGCTGATTGTGGGAATGGGTGCAGCAGCAGAGCTTGCTTTGAAGGAAATGGACGATAGGGTTAACAGACTGAAAAAACTCAGGGATAGACTAAAAAAAGGAATAGAAGAAAAAATACCTTACATACAGTTTACAGGACACCCAGAAAAAAGACTTCCAAATCATCTGTCTCTGATTGTTATGTATATTGAAGGGGAAGCTATGCTTCTTATGCTTGATTATCACAAAATATACACAGCTTCAGGCTCAGCATGTGTGTCATATGCACTTAAACAGTCTCATGTTCTTGCGGCGATAGGTGTTGATAAAGAGATGTCCAACGGTTCTATAGTGTTCTCTCTTGGCAGGGAAAACACAGAAGAAGATATAGATTACATACTTGATAAATATCCAGCAGCTGTTCAGAGACTAAGGGAGATTTCTCCCTTTGGACCTGAAAACTGGGAAGAGTTTGCAAAAAAGGCTGATAAATTTAAGAATGTTAGATAATAGGAGGGCTTTATGCCCTTCCTGTTAACACTTTTCCTATATCATAGTCGGAAATAATCCCTATAAGGATCTTCTCCTCAAGGTTATTAACAACAGGTGCAACCCCTATATTATTTTCTATAAAAATGCTCATCGTTTCAAAAAGTGTAAGATCCTGTGTTACGCATAATGGATCGGTGTCCATTACATCTTCAACCTTCGTTTTTTCAAGATCCATACCGCAGGCTTTTATGAGGTCTGTGCTTGTTATAAGCCCTATAACCCTATTATCTTTATCAATAACAGGTAAAGCAGATATGCTGTGCTGATCCATAAATTTACTGGCAAACAGTATGTTTGCATCTGGAGATATGGTGATAACATTCTTTTCCATTACATCTCTAACAAGATATCTGTTTAAGAGCATATACTTAAACTCATCGTAATGGACTGGAGAGTCAAGTTTTGTATCAACCTGACTTTTGAATATACTCTTTTCACCAGAAAGGAAGTTAGATACTGCAACAGCAATAGTGGCAGGGATAAGAAGTTGATAACCTCCTGTTATCTCGGCAACAAGTATAATAGTGGACAAAGGTGCCTTAGCTGCAGCTGCAAATGTCGAAACCATACCTACAACGGTAAAAGCTGTCAGGTTAAATGTGGAACTTTCAGGAAAAAGCAAAACCTCTTTAAGAAAAAAGTAAACAGAAGCTCCTGTCAGCCCTCCTACAACAAGAGAGGGACCAAAGACACCACCTGAACCTCCAGAGCCAAGAGTAAAAGCAAAAGCTGCAATAACAAGAAATATACTCAAAAAGATCTTCCACGGAGGAAAAACTGCCAGATTTTCAAGCATAATAAGCTGAAGCCAGCCGTATCCGGTTCCTATAGCTACAGGAACAGTCATACCTATAATTCCAACAAAAAAACCGCCAATTGCAGGTTTTAAAAAATCAGGAATTTCAAGTCTTTCAAAGAATTTCCTTGAAGTCTCAAGGGAAAATATCATTAGCCTTGCAACAAACGCTGTCATAAGTCCCAGAAATACATAACCTGCAGCGTCATATATGGAAAACCCTGAAAAAACGGGAAGCTCAATATAAAAAAGGGGAGAAAAGCCGAATACAGATGCCACAATAATAAAAGCAACAAAAGAAGCAATAAATGCAGGAATTAACGTTTCCGTTTCAAAATCCTTTTTGTAAAATACTTCTGAGCTTATTATGGCACCTGCGAAAGGTGCTTTAAAAACACCTCCTATTCCTGCACCCAGTCCCACAGCAAGGGCTATGTTCCTTTCCTTATCTGACAGATGAAATATCTTCCCAACAAATGAGCCAATACCTGCACCTATTAGGGCTATTGGTCCCTCCTTTCCAGAAACCTGACCGCTTCCGATTGTTACAGCAGAGGTAATAAGCTTCCAGATAGAAGTTTTTAACCCCAGTTCCTTTTTTTCGTGAAATGCTTTTATGGCAGCATCTGTTCCAACACCTGCAGATTCAGGAGAAAAGTAATAAACCAGAATTCCTACTATTAATCCTCCCAAAGCTGTAGATATAGGTATGAGATACGGATGTTCCATAAAAAAGGTGTAGTTTAACGACCCCCCTTCACCCAGGGGGTAAGGAGGGCTGTATCCTGCAAACTTAACCAAAAAAATATCTGTAAAAGCATGGATAGATTTTAGAAAAATAATTCCAAATACACCTGCAAATACCCCTATAAGTATAGGAATAAGCAGGTTTAGATAATTAAATCTGTATCCAAAGATATTTTTTAGCAATTAACTCCTGCCTGAGCCTTTTATAATAATTCTATATGTCGTAAAGTTTATTACAACAGCTATCTAACTTGCAGGTGAGTAGTAACACCTTTTTGGAGATTCAATTTTTCCTTCTTTCTTGAGTTTCTTAATAACTTTCTCAACCTCTTTTTTATCAAGTCCTGTTAACTCTGCTATCTCTCCTGTTTTGAGAGGTTTCCCTGCCCTTTTCATGGCATCAAGAACTTTTTGTTCTACGCTCATTTTTTACCTCCTGAAAAGTATGTATAATTAATATTTCGTTAAGTATGGTATATGATTTAACTCATTGAGGGGTTATATTATAAGTAATAAATTGAAGGCAAGATAAAAATCAGGAGGTTCAGATATGTTTGAATATACAGAAAAGGTAATGGATCACTTTATGAATCCCAGAAATCTGGGTGAGATACCAAATCCTGATGGATACGGACAGTGTGGTAACCCATCATGTGGAGACGCAATGCTTTTTACCATAAAAGTTGATAAAGAAACAGATGTAATAACAGATGTTAAGTTTAAGACTTTTGGTTGCGGTTCTGCAATAGCTGTGTCTTCAGTTTTAACAGAGATGGTAAAAGGAAAACCAATAGATTATGCATTAAATCTTACCTACAAAGAAATATTTGAGGAGCTTGGTGGTCTTCCATCACAAAAAATACACTGCACCAACCTTGGGCTTGAAACACTTCATGTTGCGATAAAAGATTACCTTTTAAAACAGGGTAGAATAGAAGAAGCAAATAAAATACCTGACTGTATAGAGGAAGAGGAAGAAGAAGGAATAGATTTAGAACATATAGGGTAATGAAGGAAAAAAGAAAGGCTGTAGCTTTATATTCAGGGGGTCTTGACAGCACCCTTGCAATAAAACTAATACAAAATCAGGGCATAGAAGTAATCGCAGTGCATTTTTATACAGGATTTTGCATCACAGAAACTAAGAGAAGAAGAGGAGAAAAAAAGCCTGACGGAACCCATTATATGAATCCGGCATTAAAATATGCTGCCAAATATGGTTTTAGGCTTGAGATAGTTGATATATCAGAAGATTACTTTGACATAGTTACAAACCCTAAATACGGATATGGGGCTAATATAAACCCATGTATAGATTGTAGAGCCTTTATGTATAAAAAAGCAAAAGAGCTGATGGATCAGTTCGGTGCTGACTTTATAATATCAGGAGAAGTCCTGAACCAGCGACCTATGAGCCAGCATCTGAAAGCTATGAAGACAATAGAAAGGGAAGCAGGAGTTGAAGGGCTTGTTCTTAAGCCTCTTTCTGCAAAGGTCCTGCCCCCTACTATTCCTGAGATAAAAGGCTGGGTTGACAGAGAAAAGTTAGAAGGAATAGTAGGAAGAAGCAGAAAAAGACAGCTTCAGCTTGCAAAACAGCTTGGCATAGATGAGTATGAACAGCCGGCAGGAGGTTGCTGTTATCTTACAGATGAGAACTTTGCAAGGAAATACCTTGAGATTATAGCTGTTGAAAACAGAATAACAAGAGA
This genomic interval from Persephonella sp. contains the following:
- a CDS encoding rubredoxin, which translates into the protein MEKKVIINNSSKLKYRCKVCGYIYDPDKGDEKRGISPTVQFEDLPDKWRCPVCNYTKSHFYQVKDGYRQEI
- a CDS encoding class I SAM-dependent methyltransferase; this encodes MDIGKRFDQVANEYDTPDKFERSKIIIENILNKVPVNKSFKVLDIGAGTGTLDIILSPFVKEIVALDLSGGMLNVFKKKIKEHEIRNIRIYKKDIFRDSFHEKDFDLIITAMTFHHLDDPADALDHLKGYLKKGGYIAVADLYKEDGSFHSDNTDVKHFGFDENDIKRWLEKTDLEKIDYRIVHSIVKERGGKKKEYPVFLIIAIKR
- a CDS encoding multiheme c-type cytochrome, yielding MIRFFLLSVLVFTVGCDRIEALFLEEDLLQRPPSKRCSECHTKIYNQWKDSRHSVAWVSEEFIRKTKNRTKAKCLSCHAPLEIKPEEEPELRDKLKDEGVNCFSCHYRETTNSIHGPYKVFSPPHYSTYDPDYISSKICAGCHQKTYREWKLTDTDRSCQDCHMPAKKDRLIQKFPFKYFHSKKDLHNHSFPSLKAKERDFIVEIKKDKSGIILRIKNIGIPHTVPTAQQGNPKYYITLTGFLEGKNIFKDNYMLTPKSGLKPGKWKEIRFFVDPEVYKVTLTVERKLSWKDKREKVMEKSFYFD
- a CDS encoding Mrp/NBP35 family ATP-binding protein, which gives rise to MAVQGVMDILKNTNLQEIGVSFSLADLLRDLKIEDDKVYIKLFSPSEKYHDYLKEKAETVLKSAGAKTVQVEFTSEPPKQNQPPQPPPQQNPFESRKRIPKVKKVIAVASGKGGVGKSTVAVNLAAALKKKGYEVGYLDADMYGPSGPTMLGAKDKQVTATPDNKLIPPQSHGIKIMSIGLLLPSEDTPVIWRGPVLFKALSQFLFDINWGEELDFLIIDLPPGTGDVQITLGQTAEIDGALIVTTPQDVALIDVKKGIQMFNEVQIPVLGIVENMSYFVCPDSGKKYEIFGKSKTEELAKQYNTQLLGKVPIEPKVAEFGDLGIPVVLAKEDSESAQAFMEIADRIIKKLSEQQ
- a CDS encoding cysteine desulfurase family protein gives rise to the protein MLEKRGIVYADHLATTPVPEEIVEAMKPYFTEHFGNPTSLHKLGVEAKKAINRAREQVAQLLNIGRPEEIVYTSGAIEANNLAIKGFAKAPGITRRGKHIVVSAIEHHSVLHSCKTLEKEGFEVTYLMPDQYGVITPQQVAEAVREDTILVSIGYANREIGTLQDMPALVAAAKEKNPRVVFHSDIAAAVGHTPVNVEEWGLDMASFTGHYFYAPKGVGGLYVKKGVRLKPLIEGGIQEGGRRAGTEPVPLIVGMGAAAELALKEMDDRVNRLKKLRDRLKKGIEEKIPYIQFTGHPEKRLPNHLSLIVMYIEGEAMLLMLDYHKIYTASGSACVSYALKQSHVLAAIGVDKEMSNGSIVFSLGRENTEEDIDYILDKYPAAVQRLREISPFGPENWEEFAKKADKFKNVR
- a CDS encoding chloride channel protein — its product is MLKNIFGYRFNYLNLLIPILIGVFAGVFGIIFLKSIHAFTDIFLVKFAGYSPPYPLGEGGSLNYTFFMEHPYLIPISTALGGLIVGILVYYFSPESAGVGTDAAIKAFHEKKELGLKTSIWKLITSAVTIGSGQVSGKEGPIALIGAGIGSFVGKIFHLSDKERNIALAVGLGAGIGGVFKAPFAGAIISSEVFYKKDFETETLIPAFIASFVAFIIVASVFGFSPLFYIELPVFSGFSIYDAAGYVFLGLMTAFVARLMIFSLETSRKFFERLEIPDFLKPAIGGFFVGIIGMTVPVAIGTGYGWLQLIMLENLAVFPPWKIFLSIFLVIAAFAFTLGSGGSGGVFGPSLVVGGLTGASVYFFLKEVLLFPESSTFNLTAFTVVGMVSTFAAAAKAPLSTIILVAEITGGYQLLIPATIAVAVSNFLSGEKSIFKSQVDTKLDSPVHYDEFKYMLLNRYLVRDVMEKNVITISPDANILFASKFMDQHSISALPVIDKDNRVIGLITSTDLIKACGMDLEKTKVEDVMDTDPLCVTQDLTLFETMSIFIENNIGVAPVVNNLEEKILIGIISDYDIGKVLTGRA
- a CDS encoding MarR family transcriptional regulator; this translates as MSVEQKVLDAMKRAGKPLKTGEIAELTGLDKKEVEKVIKKLKKEGKIESPKRCYYSPAS
- a CDS encoding iron-sulfur cluster assembly scaffold protein; protein product: MFEYTEKVMDHFMNPRNLGEIPNPDGYGQCGNPSCGDAMLFTIKVDKETDVITDVKFKTFGCGSAIAVSSVLTEMVKGKPIDYALNLTYKEIFEELGGLPSQKIHCTNLGLETLHVAIKDYLLKQGRIEEANKIPDCIEEEEEEGIDLEHIG